The following proteins are co-located in the Desulfoscipio sp. XC116 genome:
- a CDS encoding threonine synthase yields MSYVTHLECAKCGKHYNNEEVQQLCECGGPLVVKYDLERVKENFHQADLKNREPSLWRYWELLPLRDKKNLVSLGEGMTPIVKMEVAGPAIGLHNLYLKDEGIIPSGTFKSRGATVGVSCAKELGIKVLAMPTNGNAGAAWATYGARAGIKSVIVMPQDAPEITRNECAITGADLYLVDGLISDAGKIVGRAVKNFGWFDVSTLKEPYRIEGKKTMGLEIAEQFNWEVPDVILYPTGGGVGIIGIYKALRELQAMGWINEKMPRLVAVQAEGCAPIVKAYHERKTESEFWNNAYTCAFGITVPKALGDFMVLDAIYKTDGCAIAVSDADLLKAQAVLAAKEGAFVCPEGASLYSAAQKLREQGWIKDGEKVVMLNTGTGLKYPETVKINVPLLQPEDDIPEA; encoded by the coding sequence ATGAGTTATGTAACCCACCTGGAATGTGCTAAATGCGGTAAACACTATAACAATGAAGAGGTTCAACAGCTGTGTGAATGCGGTGGCCCCCTGGTTGTTAAGTATGATCTGGAACGTGTAAAGGAAAACTTTCATCAGGCGGACCTAAAAAATCGTGAGCCGAGCCTGTGGCGTTACTGGGAACTGCTTCCCCTGCGGGATAAAAAGAATCTGGTTTCCCTGGGTGAAGGTATGACTCCTATTGTTAAAATGGAAGTGGCCGGCCCTGCAATCGGTTTGCATAACCTCTATCTCAAAGATGAAGGTATTATTCCTTCGGGTACTTTTAAATCCAGGGGTGCTACGGTTGGTGTTTCCTGTGCCAAAGAGCTGGGCATTAAAGTGTTGGCCATGCCGACTAATGGTAACGCCGGTGCTGCCTGGGCTACCTATGGGGCCAGAGCGGGTATTAAATCCGTAATCGTAATGCCCCAGGATGCCCCGGAAATCACACGTAACGAGTGTGCTATTACCGGCGCCGATCTCTACCTGGTAGACGGTTTAATCAGTGACGCCGGGAAAATCGTGGGCAGGGCCGTTAAAAACTTCGGCTGGTTCGATGTCTCCACATTAAAAGAGCCCTACCGCATAGAGGGCAAAAAGACCATGGGGCTGGAAATCGCCGAGCAGTTTAACTGGGAGGTGCCGGATGTTATTTTATATCCCACCGGCGGCGGTGTTGGTATTATTGGTATTTATAAAGCCTTGCGGGAACTGCAGGCCATGGGCTGGATTAATGAAAAAATGCCTCGCCTGGTAGCCGTCCAGGCCGAAGGCTGTGCTCCTATCGTAAAAGCTTACCATGAGAGGAAGACCGAGTCCGAATTCTGGAACAATGCTTATACCTGTGCCTTTGGTATCACCGTGCCTAAAGCTCTGGGCGACTTCATGGTATTGGATGCCATCTACAAAACCGATGGCTGTGCCATTGCCGTCAGTGATGCGGATTTATTAAAAGCTCAGGCTGTCTTGGCCGCCAAAGAAGGTGCTTTTGTTTGCCCGGAAGGCGCTTCTCTGTACTCCGCGGCTCAGAAATTAAGGGAGCAAGGCTGGATTAAAGACGGTGAAAAAGTGGTTATGCTCAACACCGGCACAGGTTTGAAGTACCCCGAAACCGTCAAGATAAATGTCCCTTTACTGCAGCCGGAAGACGATATTCCGGAAGCCTGA
- a CDS encoding helix-turn-helix transcriptional regulator → MELNIGEIIIAKRKEKSWTQEQLANAVGVSAPAVSKWETGTTYPDITLLSPIARALHTTIDELLSYQNELSSDDVSELAKKAARTYETDGFEGGWNYCQNLLQEYPNSIPLKFYLGNLFQSFMLMKPDIGKQEIQSYYRQAANIYEEVLSSGYAKFSYPATIILVGFYAMLNELDRAQELLASLPETKADPNLLYPSIYALRGKHDEAMKLTQENIRRYVPRISQALGVLCSYAREREDMDTAYTLAKINFEMTKLFGIREESAYPNMIKILASQGDKQNALNYLEAYTEIILELSYDYSKNPVFNKLAEEPKDTSYIKKVLAQSILIDKEYAPLKDEPRYIRIVEKLRKITEAPTSTFCE, encoded by the coding sequence ATGGAACTGAATATTGGCGAGATTATCATAGCTAAACGTAAAGAAAAATCATGGACACAAGAACAACTTGCTAATGCCGTGGGTGTTTCCGCCCCGGCGGTGAGCAAGTGGGAAACCGGAACAACTTATCCGGACATCACATTGCTTTCTCCTATCGCTCGTGCTTTGCATACCACGATAGACGAGTTACTTTCCTATCAAAATGAGTTATCGTCCGATGACGTGAGCGAGCTTGCCAAGAAGGCGGCGAGGACTTATGAAACCGATGGATTTGAAGGCGGATGGAACTATTGTCAAAACCTCTTGCAGGAATACCCCAACAGTATTCCCTTAAAGTTTTATCTCGGCAATCTGTTTCAGAGTTTCATGTTAATGAAACCCGATATTGGGAAACAAGAAATTCAGAGTTATTACCGACAAGCCGCCAACATTTACGAAGAAGTACTATCAAGCGGATATGCAAAGTTTTCCTACCCGGCAACAATCATTTTAGTCGGATTCTATGCAATGCTTAACGAACTTGACCGAGCACAAGAATTGTTGGCTAGTTTGCCAGAGACAAAAGCAGACCCTAATTTGCTTTATCCTTCAATTTACGCTTTGCGCGGGAAACATGACGAGGCAATGAAATTGACCCAGGAAAATATCAGGCGATATGTCCCCAGAATTAGCCAGGCATTGGGCGTTTTATGCTCGTATGCCCGAGAGCGTGAGGATATGGACACAGCCTATACCCTTGCGAAAATAAACTTCGAAATGACAAAGTTGTTTGGTATAAGAGAAGAAAGTGCTTATCCCAATATGATAAAAATCCTTGCTTCTCAAGGAGATAAGCAAAACGCACTCAATTATTTGGAAGCATATACAGAGATTATACTTGAGCTGAGTTATGACTATTCAAAAAACCCCGTCTTTAATAAGCTCGCAGAAGAACCCAAAGACACTTCCTATATCAAAAAAGTACTTGCGCAAAGCATTTTGATTGACAAGGAATATGCTCCCTTAAAAGACGAACCACGCTACATCCGGATAGTTGAGAAATTGCGTAAAATTACCGAAGCACCAACGAGTACCTTTTGTGAATGA
- a CDS encoding transcriptional repressor, whose translation MEKIQNNWPAGIKRTKQRACVLSVLEHSEKPLSATDICSKIETDGEAVWLSTVYRVLEFFIKKGMVNKVNMMNNEMAMYELNHSKHKHYAICMGCNKIIPMNNCPMENFIPKLEDDNFHVLGHNLELYGYCKNCYRRN comes from the coding sequence TTGGAAAAGATACAAAATAACTGGCCTGCGGGTATAAAAAGAACCAAACAGCGCGCATGTGTACTCTCAGTTCTTGAGCATTCCGAAAAGCCTTTAAGCGCAACGGACATATGTTCCAAAATAGAAACCGACGGAGAAGCGGTCTGGTTGTCTACCGTTTATAGAGTACTGGAGTTTTTTATAAAAAAAGGCATGGTGAATAAAGTCAACATGATGAATAATGAGATGGCAATGTATGAACTCAATCATTCCAAGCATAAGCATTATGCCATCTGTATGGGCTGTAACAAAATCATACCAATGAATAATTGTCCAATGGAGAATTTCATACCAAAGCTTGAAGATGATAATTTTCATGTGCTAGGGCATAACCTGGAGTTATACGGGTATTGTAAAAATTGCTACCGAAGAAATTAA
- a CDS encoding helix-turn-helix transcriptional regulator — MSEGLAADILPELQALIPIAKGIAETLGKFCEVAVHDLRNPERSLIYVSGSITNRQKGAPITNIVLENIRRYGNSCHDLIGYKNITKDGRTLKSTTIFIRDSSGIIIGCLCFNYDITGLLIHKGHMEEFTAFAEELQTANEGELFASDIVEVLDTMINQTINNTGIPVAMMQKEDKVQVVRELDLKGVFMIKGAVDKIALVLGVSRYTIYNYLEEDRSNRVNNII; from the coding sequence ATGAGCGAAGGACTGGCGGCGGATATACTCCCGGAATTACAGGCACTGATTCCCATAGCCAAGGGGATTGCGGAAACATTGGGGAAGTTTTGTGAAGTGGCTGTGCATGATTTGCGTAACCCGGAAAGATCATTGATTTATGTGTCCGGCAGTATTACCAATCGGCAAAAAGGTGCGCCCATAACCAATATTGTGTTGGAAAACATTCGCAGGTACGGCAATAGCTGTCATGATCTAATCGGTTATAAAAATATAACCAAGGATGGTCGGACATTAAAATCCACCACCATTTTCATTCGGGACAGCAGCGGGATAATAATCGGTTGCCTATGTTTTAATTATGATATTACAGGGCTGCTGATTCACAAAGGGCATATGGAAGAATTTACTGCGTTTGCAGAGGAGCTTCAAACAGCTAACGAAGGCGAACTGTTTGCCTCGGATATCGTCGAAGTATTGGATACCATGATTAACCAGACAATTAACAACACGGGTATCCCGGTGGCTATGATGCAAAAAGAAGACAAGGTCCAAGTGGTCCGTGAACTTGATCTGAAGGGTGTGTTCATGATTAAGGGCGCGGTGGATAAAATTGCTCTTGTATTGGGAGTATCCCGGTATACTATCTACAATTATTTAGAAGAAGACCGGTCTAACCGGGTTAATAACATAATTTAA
- a CDS encoding RidA family protein: protein MEKVVISTSNAPAAIGPYSQAVKAANLLFISGQIPIDPATGNVVEGGVQAQTKQSLKNLQAICEGAGAGLKDVVKTTVFVRDMAQFAEVNEIYGEFFREDAPARACVEVSCLPKNVLVEIEAVVLIK, encoded by the coding sequence ATGGAAAAGGTTGTTATCAGTACCAGCAATGCCCCGGCAGCTATAGGACCTTATTCTCAGGCGGTTAAGGCGGCTAATCTGCTTTTTATCTCCGGTCAAATTCCCATTGATCCGGCAACGGGCAATGTCGTGGAAGGAGGTGTACAAGCTCAAACTAAACAAAGCCTGAAAAATCTCCAGGCTATTTGTGAGGGGGCCGGCGCCGGCTTGAAAGATGTAGTTAAAACCACTGTTTTTGTCAGGGATATGGCTCAGTTTGCCGAGGTTAATGAAATCTATGGAGAGTTTTTCCGGGAAGATGCGCCGGCCCGGGCTTGCGTGGAAGTTTCCTGCTTACCCAAGAATGTGTTGGTAGAAATTGAAGCCGTTGTTTTAATAAAATAA
- a CDS encoding DMT family transporter, protein MDGRLKLNYSNYKLVLPYIYLTVVPLIWAGNFIVGKVLIGVLPPFSISAGRFIVGALILGLLLLNLKDRTKLDGILKIKILILGLTGVFAFNSLLYIGLKYTTAINATLINSFSPIVTIYCSWLFLKENIGYKQILGSFFAILGIIIIQSQGSPAVLYNLDFNIGDLIIFLNTFIWAIFTILGKNVMYSLSPMETTTYSTLAGLPFLFLASGWEISHTDIALSWPIAAGILYLGVFATVLAFIWYYKGIQMVGVAKSANFYNLIPVYSIFLAVFFLQEQITPYHITGGFCVMLGIVLSSGNLKLARFFIRK, encoded by the coding sequence ATGGATGGTCGTTTAAAGTTGAATTATTCTAATTATAAACTGGTGCTGCCATATATTTATTTGACCGTTGTGCCCTTGATCTGGGCGGGTAATTTTATAGTCGGAAAGGTACTTATAGGAGTACTCCCGCCGTTTAGTATATCGGCAGGCAGATTTATTGTCGGTGCATTGATTCTTGGCCTGTTGTTATTAAATTTAAAAGATAGAACTAAACTTGACGGTATTTTAAAAATTAAAATATTGATCTTGGGGTTAACGGGCGTATTTGCTTTTAACAGCCTGCTTTATATTGGTTTAAAGTATACAACAGCTATAAACGCTACTTTAATAAACTCCTTCAGCCCAATTGTGACAATCTATTGTTCCTGGTTGTTTCTAAAGGAAAATATCGGATACAAGCAGATTTTAGGATCTTTTTTTGCCATACTCGGTATTATTATAATACAATCCCAGGGCTCGCCGGCTGTATTGTATAATTTGGATTTCAATATCGGCGATTTAATAATTTTCCTGAATACTTTTATCTGGGCCATCTTTACCATCTTGGGTAAAAACGTAATGTATTCATTAAGCCCCATGGAAACTACAACTTATTCAACTTTAGCCGGACTTCCTTTTTTATTTCTGGCGTCCGGATGGGAAATTTCCCATACCGATATCGCTTTATCATGGCCCATAGCGGCGGGGATTTTGTATTTAGGGGTATTTGCCACTGTATTAGCTTTCATTTGGTATTATAAAGGCATACAAATGGTTGGTGTGGCGAAATCGGCCAATTTTTATAATTTAATTCCTGTTTATTCAATCTTTTTGGCTGTTTTTTTCTTGCAGGAGCAAATAACACCTTATCATATTACCGGGGGTTTTTGTGTTATGCTGGGAATAGTATTATCTTCCGGTAATCTTAAGCTAGCTCGTTTTTTTATTCGTAAATAG
- a CDS encoding helix-turn-helix transcriptional regulator: protein MKSFSEKLKDARESLDISQAELARKVGLSQRSITAYENENTIPRGNTIKKLARVLNVSVEYLLNEEETDSQANKDKNVFMDIVRENYGRKGAGEAKALLEQNKALFAGGDLSQEAKDAFFEALMIAYVTCKEEAKKTYGRKKKKE, encoded by the coding sequence ATGAAGAGTTTCTCAGAGAAGTTGAAAGATGCCCGCGAAAGTTTAGACATAAGCCAGGCGGAACTGGCACGAAAGGTAGGCCTTTCCCAACGTTCCATCACTGCGTATGAAAATGAAAATACCATCCCCAGAGGAAACACTATAAAAAAGCTGGCCCGGGTGCTTAATGTTTCTGTTGAGTATTTGCTGAATGAAGAGGAAACCGATTCGCAAGCCAATAAGGATAAAAATGTTTTTATGGACATCGTGCGTGAGAACTATGGCCGTAAGGGAGCCGGAGAGGCTAAAGCACTGCTCGAACAGAATAAGGCTTTGTTTGCCGGCGGAGATTTGAGCCAGGAGGCGAAGGATGCATTTTTTGAGGCGCTTATGATAGCTTATGTAACTTGTAAAGAAGAAGCAAAGAAAACCTATGGCCGGAAAAAGAAAAAAGAATAG
- a CDS encoding GTP-binding protein → MFTEIYVISGFLGAGKTTLIRKLLKETFKKDKVVLIENDFGEISIDAALLKSSGVEVKEINSGCICCSLSGDFVKSVKEILERFNPDKIIIEPSGVGKLSDIVSACSNPTISSLAKVKSKITVADVKRCQMYLDNFGEFFEDQIKNADVILLSRTEDFPDKVNDTYNLVKNLNTRSIIFTKPWHQINVEEILLPRHDHHEHGNHCRHTHGCKNHHHDDTRGHKDHGDCDHDHFAENFFDTVTIRTNRKFTIEDLKLRMHKLEKNQSGNVLRAKGIVHGAKGYVNVQYLPGDLKITNCVTEGNTLCIIGRNLDKQELIRLFSGE, encoded by the coding sequence ATGTTTACAGAAATATACGTAATTTCAGGTTTCTTAGGGGCCGGAAAAACTACACTGATCCGGAAACTGCTCAAAGAGACTTTTAAAAAAGACAAAGTTGTTCTTATCGAAAATGATTTCGGTGAAATAAGCATAGATGCCGCCTTGCTTAAATCAAGCGGCGTTGAAGTGAAGGAGATCAATTCAGGCTGTATTTGCTGCAGCCTTTCAGGCGATTTTGTAAAATCCGTTAAGGAAATTTTGGAACGATTCAACCCTGATAAAATCATCATCGAACCATCGGGTGTCGGTAAGCTGTCAGATATCGTGTCGGCATGCTCAAACCCGACTATCTCCTCACTCGCAAAAGTCAAATCGAAAATTACAGTTGCGGATGTGAAACGCTGCCAAATGTATCTTGATAATTTTGGCGAATTCTTTGAGGATCAAATCAAAAATGCTGATGTCATATTACTTAGCCGTACTGAGGATTTCCCCGATAAAGTTAATGATACTTACAATTTAGTCAAAAATCTAAACACGCGTTCGATTATCTTTACCAAGCCTTGGCATCAAATCAATGTTGAAGAGATATTGCTTCCACGACACGATCATCATGAGCACGGAAACCACTGCCGTCACACTCATGGATGCAAAAACCATCATCACGATGATACCCGCGGTCATAAAGATCACGGAGATTGCGACCACGACCATTTTGCCGAAAATTTCTTTGACACTGTCACCATTCGCACAAATCGGAAATTTACCATTGAGGATTTAAAATTGCGCATGCATAAATTGGAAAAAAATCAATCCGGAAATGTCCTGCGTGCCAAAGGCATCGTTCACGGAGCAAAAGGGTATGTAAATGTGCAATATCTCCCCGGAGATTTAAAAATCACAAACTGCGTTACCGAAGGTAATACACTGTGTATTATCGGCCGTAATTTGGACAAGCAAGAATTGATAAGGCTCTTTAGCGGGGAGTGA
- a CDS encoding ImmA/IrrE family metallo-endopeptidase, protein MKISLLYQPMGSFEGACKGFYLQQSRKQAIVINSNLAEQLQRIILIHELGHAILHRKLPGVKSFHDFKLFDETSLYEYEANIFAADFILEDQDVLRMLNDDISFFAAASTLGVPAELLDFKFRILKRKGYKVIDPPLNARANFLKHY, encoded by the coding sequence ATGAAAATATCTTTGCTATACCAGCCTATGGGTTCATTTGAAGGGGCCTGCAAAGGATTCTATTTACAACAATCACGTAAACAGGCTATCGTCATTAACAGTAACCTTGCTGAACAGCTCCAACGGATAATTTTAATCCATGAGCTGGGACATGCAATTCTACACCGCAAATTACCCGGCGTGAAAAGTTTTCATGATTTTAAGCTATTTGACGAAACATCTCTTTATGAGTATGAAGCCAATATTTTTGCCGCCGATTTTATATTAGAAGATCAAGACGTACTTAGGATGTTAAATGATGATATTTCATTTTTTGCCGCTGCCAGTACGCTTGGCGTACCGGCAGAGCTGCTTGATTTTAAGTTTCGCATCTTAAAAAGAAAAGGTTACAAAGTAATAGATCCTCCCTTAAACGCCAGGGCTAATTTTTTGAAGCATTACTGA
- a CDS encoding DUF1659 domain-containing protein, which translates to MAVEKVPSGTVLRMQFQTGLDGDGDPIYRTKSLSNVKTDAADQDIFDVARALVQLQEHTLVAVLRVDSAVLEEVV; encoded by the coding sequence ATGGCGGTTGAAAAGGTGCCAAGCGGTACGGTATTGCGGATGCAGTTTCAAACCGGGCTGGACGGCGATGGTGATCCCATTTACCGTACCAAGAGCCTCAGCAATGTTAAAACAGATGCTGCAGATCAGGATATTTTCGATGTAGCCCGGGCCTTGGTCCAATTGCAGGAGCATACCTTGGTGGCGGTGCTGCGTGTGGACAGTGCTGTGTTGGAAGAAGTAGTTTAA
- a CDS encoding DUF2922 domain-containing protein, producing the protein MAATQTLQMSFVNQGGTRTTISLDNPKDTLTEAEVVAAMDQIIAKNIFNTTGGDLVAKHSAQVIDRTVNVVYEQ; encoded by the coding sequence ATGGCTGCTACGCAAACTTTACAGATGTCTTTTGTCAACCAGGGGGGAACCCGGACCACTATTTCGCTGGATAATCCCAAGGATACCTTGACCGAGGCGGAAGTGGTTGCCGCGATGGATCAAATTATCGCCAAAAACATTTTCAATACCACCGGCGGTGATCTGGTAGCCAAGCACAGCGCGCAGGTTATCGATAGAACTGTCAATGTCGTCTACGAACAGTAG
- a CDS encoding sigma-70 family RNA polymerase sigma factor, giving the protein MFKQFKTAGGISIVIDITEDGKVTYAVGDKKTIFNLSDCEAIAYEFSDGKGGMKKSVITEEMLSGTDELEPWMWLVINEGENRLAYNNNQTETRRHCSYCDQNDKWDILKADDDVLDDVLYSLEEDYLRKAIAELKPRQQKLIRDIYYSGMTMADVARRDGVHKSSVSKRVARIIKQLKNYLKS; this is encoded by the coding sequence ATGTTCAAACAATTTAAAACAGCGGGTGGAATCAGCATAGTCATTGATATTACTGAGGATGGTAAGGTGACCTATGCGGTGGGAGACAAAAAAACCATTTTTAATTTAAGTGACTGTGAGGCTATTGCTTATGAGTTCTCAGATGGTAAGGGAGGGATGAAAAAGTCCGTTATTACTGAGGAGATGCTTTCGGGTACGGACGAGCTGGAGCCATGGATGTGGCTTGTTATCAACGAAGGTGAGAATCGCCTTGCCTACAATAACAATCAAACAGAGACCCGCCGGCATTGCAGCTACTGCGATCAAAACGATAAATGGGATATTCTCAAGGCGGATGACGATGTGTTGGACGATGTTTTGTACAGCTTGGAAGAAGATTATTTAAGGAAAGCTATTGCCGAACTGAAGCCGCGGCAGCAAAAGCTGATTAGAGATATTTATTACAGTGGTATGACTATGGCGGATGTGGCCAGGCGGGACGGGGTGCACAAATCATCCGTTTCCAAGCGCGTGGCGCGCATCATTAAGCAGTTAAAAAATTATTTAAAAAGTTAG
- a CDS encoding aromatic acid exporter family protein: MKIGHRIIKTGIAVTITMFICRQLNLEPSVFGAVSAVINLQPSLYLTYKKAGEQIIVHVLGVTAGILFGCLLGGTPLTMGAITVFLIILYTRLKLHNGIIMGIVAAIFILSASPDQFLLHAFTRSAVIFTGLIVAMLVNIILWPPRHGSRFNELLRESNEAAVNYFCRAVHDYVRIVDQPIPQPVELRQKVISLNEECAVIAEHYRRERKQFSTHLDPVDPDEWFNSAEKLSTYNRLLVEKADQIYDILPARLERRLQSGQLNITDEFKAILEILDSDCNTVIRVNHKLRSLLCDKQAVEPEEISEKFWGRLTLVIEKWQAKLIGSYYLHALIEASTVAGEIRWATREAKKILNSAVHMKRYDL, encoded by the coding sequence ATGAAAATAGGCCACAGAATAATCAAAACCGGTATTGCCGTTACCATAACCATGTTTATTTGCCGCCAGTTAAACCTGGAACCGTCTGTCTTCGGCGCCGTATCCGCAGTTATCAACCTGCAGCCCTCCCTGTACCTGACTTATAAAAAAGCGGGCGAGCAAATAATCGTGCACGTGTTGGGCGTTACGGCAGGCATTCTTTTTGGCTGCCTGCTGGGAGGCACCCCCCTGACCATGGGCGCCATTACGGTTTTTTTAATTATCCTGTATACCCGGTTAAAGCTACATAACGGTATTATCATGGGCATTGTAGCCGCCATATTCATATTAAGCGCCTCCCCCGACCAGTTTTTACTGCACGCCTTCACCAGATCGGCGGTGATATTTACCGGCCTTATAGTCGCCATGCTGGTGAATATTATCCTCTGGCCGCCCCGGCACGGCTCCCGCTTTAACGAACTGCTCCGGGAAAGCAATGAAGCGGCGGTAAATTACTTTTGCCGGGCCGTACACGATTATGTCCGCATCGTAGACCAACCAATACCGCAGCCCGTTGAGTTACGGCAAAAGGTGATTAGTTTAAATGAGGAATGCGCTGTTATTGCCGAACACTATCGCCGGGAAAGAAAACAATTCAGTACTCATTTAGACCCGGTCGATCCCGACGAATGGTTTAACAGCGCGGAAAAACTATCCACGTATAACCGCTTGCTTGTCGAGAAGGCTGATCAAATATATGATATTTTACCCGCCAGACTGGAAAGGCGGTTACAATCAGGTCAGCTAAACATTACCGACGAGTTTAAAGCCATCCTGGAAATACTGGACAGCGACTGTAATACCGTCATCCGGGTCAACCACAAGCTCAGGTCACTGCTCTGTGACAAACAAGCAGTCGAGCCGGAGGAAATCAGCGAAAAATTTTGGGGAAGACTGACATTGGTTATTGAGAAGTGGCAGGCAAAGTTAATCGGCAGCTATTACCTGCACGCCTTAATAGAAGCTTCCACCGTAGCGGGAGAAATCAGATGGGCGACCAGGGAAGCCAAAAAAATTTTGAACAGTGCGGTGCATATGAAAAGATATGATCTGTAA
- a CDS encoding cation:dicarboxylase symporter family transporter has translation MTDKRKMSLGVKVVIGLILGLIAGYVSQPLGLKLEVVGQAFIRMIQMVIVPLVFPLIVLGVAGMHDTKKLGRVAVKTLVYFEVVTTIVIVIGVVIAKLTNVGAGFGQMAANTAGISQLQKGIDMQNFLLEIIPKNVIQSMADGKLLPVIFFGIFFGLALVAIGEKGKPIVNLFDAWTQAMFKVIEYAVSFAPIGVFGFVSFSVAKYGVQSLMALGQFVLVAYLAFAVVAFVLMPIIALIFKVPYRSLMRSTWDLVLLAFTTRSSEVALPLLVDRLEKFGANRSITSFVLPTGYSFNLDGASIYASLAVIFISHAFNLPLTTFQIITIIFMLMVMTKGLAGVPSAVLVVLLATATEMGLPPEGVALLMAVDFFVDMGRTALNVIGNSLATVVVANWEGEFKHNTEMVIDKEVTA, from the coding sequence ATGACAGATAAGCGGAAAATGAGTCTGGGGGTAAAAGTTGTTATCGGGCTGATCCTGGGTCTTATCGCAGGTTATGTCAGCCAGCCGCTGGGTCTGAAATTAGAGGTTGTGGGTCAGGCATTCATCCGTATGATTCAAATGGTAATTGTGCCTTTGGTGTTCCCGCTGATTGTGCTTGGCGTGGCCGGGATGCACGACACCAAGAAGCTGGGCCGGGTGGCTGTTAAAACTCTGGTTTACTTTGAGGTAGTAACCACAATCGTTATTGTGATCGGTGTGGTAATTGCCAAACTAACTAATGTAGGCGCCGGCTTTGGGCAAATGGCGGCCAACACTGCGGGAATTTCCCAACTCCAAAAGGGAATAGACATGCAGAATTTCTTGCTGGAGATCATTCCTAAGAACGTTATTCAGTCTATGGCTGACGGCAAGCTGCTGCCGGTAATATTCTTCGGTATTTTCTTTGGCCTGGCTTTGGTGGCCATCGGTGAAAAAGGGAAGCCGATAGTTAATCTCTTTGATGCCTGGACCCAAGCCATGTTTAAAGTAATTGAATATGCCGTTTCCTTTGCTCCTATTGGTGTGTTCGGTTTTGTTTCTTTTAGTGTGGCCAAGTACGGTGTGCAAAGCTTGATGGCCCTGGGACAGTTCGTTCTAGTGGCTTATCTGGCCTTTGCGGTGGTCGCTTTTGTGTTGATGCCGATTATTGCTTTAATTTTTAAAGTTCCTTACAGATCATTGATGCGCAGCACCTGGGATTTAGTGCTGCTTGCCTTTACCACCCGCAGCTCTGAGGTGGCCCTGCCTTTGTTGGTAGACCGGTTGGAAAAATTCGGCGCCAACCGTTCCATTACATCCTTTGTATTACCCACCGGTTATTCGTTCAACCTGGACGGCGCCAGTATTTATGCCAGCTTGGCCGTAATCTTTATTTCCCATGCTTTCAATCTGCCGTTAACTACTTTTCAAATCATTACCATTATCTTTATGCTGATGGTAATGACCAAAGGTTTAGCCGGTGTTCCCTCCGCCGTGCTTGTGGTTCTGCTGGCCACCGCCACCGAAATGGGTCTGCCTCCGGAAGGTGTGGCTTTGCTGATGGCTGTGGACTTCTTCGTTGATATGGGGCGTACTGCCTTAAACGTGATCGGCAACTCTTTGGCCACCGTGGTAGTGGCCAACTGGGAAGGCGAATTTAAGCACAACACGGAGATGGTGATTGATAAAGAGGTAACTGCTTAA